From a single Sediminibacterium sp. KACHI17 genomic region:
- a CDS encoding transferase hexapeptide repeat family protein, which yields MIYQFKEHIPVVHVTAFIHPQAAVTGNVIIGKHVYIGPGAAIRGDWGKIIIEDGCNIQENCTIHMFPGVTVHLKANAHIGHGAIIHGATIGKNCLIGMNSVIMDNVILGDECIVGALSFIKADETFDARSLIVGNPAKKIKEVSDEMIGWKTQGTELYQQLPDEMRHYWKACEPLREIPSISADKLDHNADTQYQTWNQQRKNQDG from the coding sequence ATGATCTATCAATTCAAAGAACATATTCCAGTAGTACATGTTACAGCTTTTATTCATCCTCAAGCAGCTGTAACCGGTAATGTCATTATTGGTAAACATGTGTACATCGGTCCGGGTGCAGCTATTCGCGGTGATTGGGGAAAGATCATCATCGAAGACGGTTGTAATATACAAGAGAATTGTACCATTCATATGTTTCCCGGCGTAACCGTTCATTTAAAAGCCAATGCACATATCGGTCATGGCGCCATCATTCATGGGGCTACGATTGGAAAAAATTGTCTGATCGGAATGAATAGCGTGATCATGGATAATGTTATACTAGGAGACGAATGCATTGTTGGTGCTCTGAGTTTTATCAAAGCAGATGAAACATTTGATGCAAGAAGTTTAATTGTGGGGAATCCGGCTAAAAAGATCAAAGAAGTTAGTGATGAAATGATTGGTTGGAAAACCCAAGGAACAGAACTCTATCAACAATTGCCGGATGAAATGCGTCACTATTGGAAAGCATGTGAACCCCTGAGAGAAATACCATCTATATCAGCTGATAAGCTAGATCACAACGCAGATACGCAGTATCAAACCTGGAATCAACAAAGGAAAAACCAAGACGGCTGA
- a CDS encoding MauE/DoxX family redox-associated membrane protein yields MSSTYMKKAAFWLLVVFYLFAGANHFINPSFYSGLIPPYLPWHDLINIVSGIAEIVLAVLLLLPQTRILAAKGIIVLLIAFIPAHIYFIQINSCIPDGLCVPQWLGWVRLVLIHPILIAWAWWCRK; encoded by the coding sequence ATGTCTAGTACTTATATGAAAAAAGCAGCTTTCTGGTTATTGGTTGTCTTTTACCTGTTCGCAGGAGCCAATCACTTTATCAACCCCTCATTTTATAGTGGTTTGATTCCTCCCTATCTGCCTTGGCATGATCTGATCAATATCGTATCCGGAATAGCAGAGATCGTATTGGCTGTTTTATTACTTCTGCCTCAAACAAGAATATTAGCAGCAAAAGGAATTATCGTTTTGTTGATTGCATTTATTCCTGCACATATTTATTTTATACAGATCAATAGTTGTATTCCTGATGGCCTTTGTGTTCCCCAATGGCTGGGATGGGTTCGTTTGGTACTGATACATCCAATACTGATCGCATGGGCATGGTGGTGCAGGAAATAA
- the paaI gene encoding hydroxyphenylacetyl-CoA thioesterase PaaI: MSNPYRQVVDHMMLHDKFSQWLGIELLDIQEGYSKIKMVVREEMINGFGIVHGGIAFSLADSAFAFACNNRNNLSVALDTSINFTKAIQVGDELTAEAKETHNGRSTGLYFITITNQKNEQVAIFKGTCFRTGKSLV, from the coding sequence ATGAGCAATCCATACAGACAGGTCGTTGATCATATGATGCTGCATGATAAATTTTCTCAGTGGCTGGGAATAGAGCTATTAGATATACAAGAAGGATATAGTAAAATAAAAATGGTTGTTCGAGAAGAGATGATCAATGGTTTTGGTATTGTACATGGTGGCATTGCTTTTTCACTGGCAGACAGTGCTTTTGCTTTTGCGTGTAATAACCGTAATAACTTATCGGTTGCATTAGATACTTCTATCAACTTTACAAAAGCCATACAGGTAGGCGATGAACTAACAGCAGAAGCTAAAGAAACGCATAATGGAAGAAGTACAGGTTTATACTTCATTACGATCACCAATCAAAAAAATGAACAAGTAGCTATTTTTAAAGGCACATGTTTCAGAACGGGCAAATCTTTAGTATGA
- the paaC gene encoding 1,2-phenylacetyl-CoA epoxidase subunit PaaC, which produces MNQSLIDYTLHLADNALIIGHRNSEWCGHGPVLEQDIAISNIALDFIGQARNLYQYAAELSGNGATEDSLAFLRDVPEFKNLLITELPNGDWAQTTMRQFLFSTYQYYFYQQLQLSSDQRLAAIAAKSLKEVTYHLRWSSEWVIRLGDGTEESKERTIKAIDEVWNFTGELFLPAPYETALLKEHISVDLSAIQQQWKQKVEEVFAEATIHIPEKSWSQQGGKTGIHTEHLGYILAEMQFLQRAYPGAEW; this is translated from the coding sequence ATGAATCAATCTCTAATCGATTATACGTTACATCTTGCAGACAATGCCCTGATCATAGGACACCGTAACAGTGAATGGTGTGGACATGGACCTGTGTTGGAACAGGATATTGCAATTTCAAATATTGCGCTTGATTTTATTGGACAAGCCAGAAATCTTTATCAATATGCAGCTGAACTTTCCGGTAATGGTGCAACTGAAGATTCGCTTGCCTTTCTGCGTGATGTGCCTGAGTTTAAAAATCTATTGATCACGGAATTACCAAATGGTGATTGGGCACAAACGACCATGCGTCAGTTTTTATTCAGCACATACCAATATTATTTTTATCAGCAATTACAGCTTTCATCCGATCAAAGATTAGCAGCCATTGCGGCCAAATCCTTAAAAGAAGTTACTTATCATTTACGCTGGAGTAGTGAATGGGTCATTCGCTTAGGTGATGGTACAGAAGAAAGTAAAGAAAGAACGATCAAGGCGATTGATGAAGTCTGGAATTTTACAGGTGAATTATTTTTGCCTGCACCTTATGAAACTGCATTACTGAAAGAACATATCAGTGTGGATCTTTCTGCGATTCAACAACAGTGGAAACAAAAAGTAGAGGAAGTATTTGCAGAAGCAACCATTCATATTCCTGAAAAAAGTTGGTCTCAGCAAGGTGGCAAGACGGGTATCCATACAGAACACTTAGGATATATACTTGCTGAAATGCAATTTTTACAACGCGCATATCCGGGAGCAGAATGGTAA
- a CDS encoding alpha/beta hydrolase translates to MRIVKRFLFVIAILGIIYFVGPHPVKPVYTATLPSIPDNAASLVAYVSSMESKHRLKPDNEARIVWNNDSLKNKTAYAIVYLHGFSASQEEGNPVHRNLAKQLGANLYLSRLSGHGIDTSDALLDMTATSLWETAKEAYAIGKQLGDKVILMGTSTGGTLALQLAATYPEIAGMVLLSPNIAINDPNAWITNNPWGLQIARLVKGGKMNIVPNKTETYKKYWNDQYRLEAVTELEELLETTMNKETFQKIKQPTLTLYYYKNEKEQDPVVKVSAMKKMFEEISTPASLKKMVPIPNAGNHVLGSPIQSKDVVTVEKEAALFLKEVFRGNSQ, encoded by the coding sequence ATGCGCATTGTAAAAAGATTTCTGTTTGTCATCGCTATACTTGGTATTATTTATTTCGTAGGTCCGCATCCTGTAAAGCCGGTGTATACAGCTACTCTTCCGTCCATTCCGGATAACGCAGCATCATTGGTAGCATACGTGAGTTCGATGGAAAGTAAACATCGATTAAAACCGGATAATGAAGCAAGAATTGTTTGGAACAATGATTCACTAAAAAATAAAACAGCATATGCTATCGTGTACCTCCATGGCTTTAGCGCCAGTCAGGAAGAAGGGAATCCTGTTCACCGCAACCTGGCAAAACAATTAGGAGCCAATTTATATCTATCCCGATTATCCGGACATGGCATCGATACCAGTGATGCTTTATTAGATATGACGGCCACCAGTTTATGGGAAACAGCAAAAGAAGCCTATGCAATCGGTAAGCAACTAGGAGATAAAGTTATACTCATGGGTACATCCACTGGCGGCACACTTGCACTTCAGTTAGCAGCTACTTATCCTGAGATCGCAGGCATGGTTTTATTATCGCCCAATATTGCTATCAATGACCCCAATGCATGGATCACCAATAATCCATGGGGATTACAAATCGCCAGACTGGTGAAGGGCGGAAAGATGAATATTGTTCCGAATAAAACAGAGACCTATAAAAAATACTGGAATGATCAATACCGACTCGAAGCAGTAACAGAACTCGAAGAATTGTTGGAGACCACTATGAACAAAGAAACATTCCAAAAAATAAAACAACCAACACTCACACTGTATTATTATAAAAATGAAAAAGAGCAAGATCCTGTTGTAAAAGTGAGTGCCATGAAAAAAATGTTTGAAGAGATCAGCACACCCGCATCACTTAAAAAAATGGTTCCTATTCCTAATGCAGGCAATCATGTTCTGGGTTCTCCTATTCAGTCAAAAGATGTTGTCACTGTAGAAAAAGAAGCGGCTTTGTTTTTAAAGGAAGTGTTTAGGGGTAATAGTCAATAG
- the paaD gene encoding 1,2-phenylacetyl-CoA epoxidase subunit PaaD, with protein sequence MTIAIQHTKPEEEKIWKLLENVTDPEVPVLTILDLGIVRSVETSRLADQQVKPIITITPTYSGCPAMDVISMNIRMQLLQAGYQQMEIKQSLSPAWTTDWMSEEGKNKLKAYGIAPPQYKQAVCTPDAFQEEEAIQCPQCNSWNTTLVSQFGSTACKALYRCNDCKEPFDYFKCH encoded by the coding sequence ATGACAATTGCTATTCAACATACCAAACCTGAAGAAGAAAAGATCTGGAAACTGCTGGAAAACGTCACCGATCCGGAGGTTCCCGTTCTAACGATACTTGATCTGGGTATTGTGCGCTCAGTAGAAACAAGCCGGCTTGCCGATCAACAAGTTAAACCGATCATTACCATCACACCAACTTATAGTGGTTGTCCTGCCATGGATGTGATCAGTATGAATATTCGCATGCAATTGTTACAGGCAGGATATCAGCAAATGGAAATCAAGCAGAGTTTATCACCTGCCTGGACGACCGATTGGATGAGTGAAGAAGGTAAGAATAAACTAAAAGCTTACGGTATCGCCCCTCCACAGTATAAACAAGCTGTTTGTACTCCCGATGCATTCCAGGAAGAAGAAGCAATACAGTGTCCACAGTGTAATTCATGGAATACAACATTGGTATCGCAATTTGGAAGTACAGCTTGTAAAGCGCTGTATCGATGTAATGACTGTAAAGAGCCTTTTGATTATTTTAAATGTCATTGA
- a CDS encoding enoyl-CoA hydratase-related protein has translation MASIEFHIENDIAYITLNRPDKLNSFNREMALLLQSKLDECASLHEVRAVYLTGAGKGFCAGQDLAEVVDPNGPGMQRILSEHYNPIITRLRHMPKPVIAAINGVAAGAGANIALACDIVVATKSASFIQAFSKIGLIPDSGGTYTLPRLIGWQKASALMMLGDKVTAEEAEKLGMLYKVFPDEEFTDASRKIAATVAQMPTKALAFIKHALNQSASNNLEEQLALEDSYQQKAADTHDFKEGVQAFLEKRAPQFKGY, from the coding sequence ATGGCATCTATTGAATTTCATATTGAAAATGATATTGCTTATATCACCTTGAACCGTCCCGACAAACTGAATTCTTTCAATAGAGAAATGGCGCTTTTACTACAATCAAAATTAGATGAGTGTGCTTCATTACATGAAGTAAGGGCTGTATATCTGACTGGTGCAGGAAAAGGATTTTGTGCAGGACAAGATCTCGCAGAAGTCGTAGATCCGAATGGACCAGGTATGCAAAGGATCTTGAGTGAACATTACAATCCGATCATCACCAGATTGCGTCATATGCCAAAGCCCGTAATAGCAGCCATCAATGGTGTAGCAGCCGGTGCAGGCGCCAATATTGCTTTGGCATGTGATATTGTAGTAGCTACAAAATCGGCTTCTTTTATTCAGGCATTTTCAAAAATAGGTTTGATACCAGATAGTGGTGGTACTTATACATTACCACGATTGATCGGTTGGCAAAAAGCCAGTGCCTTAATGATGCTGGGAGATAAAGTAACTGCGGAAGAAGCCGAAAAACTAGGCATGTTGTATAAAGTGTTTCCTGATGAAGAATTTACAGACGCATCGAGGAAGATTGCAGCTACTGTAGCTCAGATGCCGACCAAAGCTTTGGCATTTATCAAGCATGCTTTGAACCAATCAGCTTCCAATAATCTGGAAGAACAATTAGCACTTGAAGACAGTTACCAGCAGAAGGCTGCTGATACCCATGATTTCAAAGAAGGTGTACAGGCTTTTTTAGAAAAAAGAGCGCCTCAATTCAAAGGATACTAA
- the paaA gene encoding 1,2-phenylacetyl-CoA epoxidase subunit PaaA, with protein sequence MEKNLEQLFQEKIDQEIRIEPKDWMPEKYRQTLIRQISQHAHSEIVGMLPEGNWITRAPNLRRKAILLAKVQDEAGHGLYLYSAAETLGISRDEMYEQLHSGKAKYSSIFNYPTLSWADMGAIGWLVDGAAIMNQVPLCRTSYGPYARAMVRVCKEESFHQRQGFEILLTLSRGNEAQRRMAQDAINRWWWPSIMMFGPKDDESPNTIQSMKWKIKRFTNDELRQKFVDICAEQIKILNLTIPDPDLKWNEERGHYDFGAINWDEFWQVIAGNGPCNKQRLDARKKAWEDGKWVRDAASAYAAKRAARKEVKVA encoded by the coding sequence ATGGAAAAGAATTTGGAACAGTTATTCCAGGAAAAGATCGATCAAGAGATCCGGATAGAACCAAAGGATTGGATGCCGGAGAAATACCGTCAGACATTGATCCGTCAGATCAGTCAGCATGCGCATAGTGAGATCGTGGGAATGCTACCAGAAGGTAATTGGATCACGCGTGCCCCAAACCTCAGAAGAAAAGCCATTCTACTCGCAAAAGTGCAAGATGAAGCGGGTCATGGATTGTATCTGTATTCCGCAGCAGAAACACTCGGAATCAGCAGAGATGAAATGTACGAGCAATTACATAGTGGTAAAGCGAAATATTCTTCCATCTTCAACTACCCTACCTTAAGCTGGGCAGATATGGGAGCAATCGGTTGGCTGGTAGATGGCGCAGCTATCATGAACCAAGTGCCTTTGTGCAGAACCAGTTATGGCCCCTACGCCAGAGCCATGGTGCGTGTTTGTAAAGAAGAAAGTTTTCACCAGCGTCAGGGTTTTGAAATTCTGTTGACCTTAAGTCGCGGCAACGAAGCACAACGCCGCATGGCACAAGATGCCATCAATCGCTGGTGGTGGCCCAGTATCATGATGTTTGGTCCAAAGGATGATGAAAGTCCAAATACCATTCAAAGCATGAAATGGAAGATCAAAAGATTCACCAATGATGAGTTACGTCAAAAATTCGTTGACATCTGTGCGGAACAAATCAAAATATTAAACCTCACGATCCCTGATCCTGATTTGAAATGGAATGAAGAAAGAGGTCATTATGATTTTGGTGCGATCAATTGGGATGAATTCTGGCAGGTGATTGCAGGCAATGGTCCTTGTAATAAACAAAGACTCGATGCTCGCAAGAAAGCCTGGGAAGATGGGAAATGGGTAAGAGACGCAGCTTCAGCCTATGCAGCAAAACGTGCGGCTAGAAAAGAAGTGAAAGTAGCGTAG
- a CDS encoding GDSL-type esterase/lipase family protein has translation MKKWTLSICFLLLGLSLFAQTPRFKKEIDAFLSADSLQFPSKASLLFVGSSSFTYWKDIQDYFPGYPILNRGFGGSALPDLIRYADKIIFPYQPKQIIIYCGENDMADSANVTPRMVRKRFKTLHTMIRATLGNVPIVFISIKPSPSRWKLEDKFLKANQLIRRYLRRDAAATYLNIHNAMLLSDGSVNPELFIKDNLHMNAKGYAIWQKIIEPVLLK, from the coding sequence ATGAAAAAATGGACCTTATCTATTTGTTTTTTACTGTTGGGTCTGTCTCTATTTGCACAGACTCCCCGTTTTAAAAAAGAGATCGATGCTTTTTTAAGTGCGGATAGTTTGCAGTTTCCTTCCAAAGCATCCTTACTCTTTGTCGGTAGTTCTTCTTTTACTTATTGGAAAGATATTCAGGATTATTTTCCCGGATATCCGATTCTCAATCGTGGCTTCGGCGGTTCTGCATTACCTGATTTGATTCGTTATGCAGATAAGATCATTTTCCCTTATCAGCCCAAACAAATCATTATATATTGTGGTGAGAATGATATGGCGGATTCAGCCAATGTAACACCCAGAATGGTGCGAAAGCGATTCAAAACATTACACACCATGATACGTGCAACATTAGGTAATGTACCGATAGTGTTTATTTCTATAAAACCGAGTCCCAGCAGATGGAAATTAGAAGACAAATTTTTAAAGGCGAATCAACTAATCAGAAGATACCTGCGAAGAGACGCAGCAGCTACATACTTGAACATTCACAATGCAATGTTATTGTCTGATGGTTCTGTGAATCCAGAGTTGTTTATCAAAGACAATCTGCATATGAATGCAAAGGGATATGCGATCTGGCAAAAGATCATTGAGCCAGTGTTACTCAAGTGA
- a CDS encoding DUF4421 family protein, whose amino-acid sequence MKILSDNDYIVSYRDRLNISTGLQTNNLEFIVAYPKDKLRFELSPRETLQQFLLFQYKWINFRYSFTPSYLNPDRSAIKGNNIRTTFDVVMAVSGVDINLTYQKAKGYYIKNMDELDPAWIPGLPYWQLNSLTTKIIGAEFAYNINKKFSDVGMISGKSKQLKNAVSLLPALSLYYIHLNDPTIVANPGTHSDDYNIDINLKLPLAASIVWNKNWSIAGAAGPITGINFFSTESYDIRFIKIKNKETRWSTGFYLQGGLSYTRDQWYTGIDANLQQYGSGNESSRTRRLFYGIELYIGKRFNAPPLLKKIFQ is encoded by the coding sequence GTGAAGATTTTATCTGACAATGACTATATCGTCAGTTATAGAGACAGGTTGAATATTTCTACCGGACTTCAAACCAATAATCTAGAATTCATCGTTGCTTACCCAAAAGACAAACTTCGTTTTGAGTTAAGTCCAAGAGAGACCTTGCAACAATTTCTCTTATTTCAATACAAATGGATCAATTTTCGATACTCCTTTACACCGTCATACTTGAACCCAGATCGATCAGCTATCAAAGGAAATAATATACGTACAACTTTTGACGTAGTAATGGCAGTAAGTGGTGTGGATATTAATCTAACGTATCAAAAAGCAAAAGGGTATTATATCAAAAACATGGATGAGTTAGATCCGGCATGGATACCCGGGTTACCTTATTGGCAATTGAATTCATTAACGACAAAGATAATAGGAGCAGAATTTGCCTATAATATCAATAAAAAGTTTTCAGATGTTGGTATGATATCGGGGAAGTCGAAGCAGTTAAAAAATGCAGTGAGTTTACTACCGGCTCTTTCTCTTTATTATATTCATCTTAATGATCCTACTATTGTTGCGAATCCGGGAACACATTCGGATGATTACAATATAGATATCAATTTAAAATTACCATTAGCTGCGTCTATTGTATGGAATAAGAACTGGTCTATAGCCGGCGCCGCAGGCCCTATAACAGGAATTAATTTTTTCAGTACAGAATCGTATGATATTCGATTCATTAAAATCAAGAACAAAGAAACAAGATGGTCAACTGGATTTTATTTGCAGGGAGGTTTATCCTATACCAGAGATCAATGGTATACAGGGATAGATGCTAATTTACAACAGTATGGGTCTGGAAATGAATCGTCTCGTACTAGGCGATTATTTTATGGTATTGAACTTTATATCGGCAAAAGATTTAATGCGCCTCCCTTATTGAAGAAGATATTTCAATGA
- the obgE gene encoding GTPase ObgE: MSEKTNFIDYIRIFCRSGHGGAGAKHFMRNKLTAKGGPDGGDGGRGGHIILKGNAQMWTLLHLRYFKNVLAENGEPGSKNNCTGHDGKDIIIEVPLGTVARDEETGKIEAEILEDGQQIVWMKGGRGGLGNSNFATPTNQVPEHAQPGEPGVEGWKNLELKVLADVGLVGFPNAGKSTLLSVITAAKPKIANYAFTTLTPQLGMVEYRDSKSFCIADLPGIIEGAAEGKGLGHRFLRHIERNAVLLFLIPADSADHKKEFEILRNELEQYNPEMLQKDFIIAISKSDMLDDELKEAISKELPKNIPHLFISSVTQTGLTALKDVLWETLNKPAAQTNNR; the protein is encoded by the coding sequence GTGTCAGAGAAAACAAACTTCATCGATTATATCCGCATCTTTTGCCGTAGTGGCCATGGTGGTGCCGGTGCCAAGCATTTCATGCGTAATAAACTGACTGCCAAAGGCGGACCTGATGGTGGTGATGGCGGTCGCGGTGGCCATATCATCTTAAAAGGCAATGCTCAAATGTGGACCTTGCTGCATTTACGTTATTTCAAAAATGTATTGGCTGAAAATGGAGAGCCCGGCAGCAAAAACAATTGTACCGGACATGATGGAAAAGATATCATCATTGAAGTGCCATTGGGTACTGTTGCCAGAGATGAAGAAACCGGCAAGATCGAAGCGGAAATACTAGAAGACGGACAGCAAATTGTGTGGATGAAAGGTGGAAGAGGTGGATTAGGCAATAGCAATTTCGCCACTCCTACCAATCAAGTACCGGAACATGCACAACCGGGAGAACCGGGTGTTGAAGGTTGGAAGAATCTCGAATTAAAAGTATTGGCTGATGTTGGATTGGTAGGTTTCCCCAATGCAGGTAAATCTACTTTGCTTTCGGTGATCACTGCTGCCAAACCAAAAATTGCCAATTACGCTTTTACTACATTGACACCTCAACTAGGGATGGTTGAATACCGCGATTCAAAATCATTTTGTATTGCAGATCTTCCGGGTATCATTGAAGGTGCTGCAGAAGGAAAAGGATTGGGGCATCGTTTTTTAAGACATATTGAACGAAATGCAGTACTGCTATTTTTAATTCCTGCAGATAGTGCTGATCACAAAAAAGAATTTGAGATACTTAGAAATGAGTTGGAGCAATACAATCCTGAAATGCTTCAGAAAGATTTCATCATTGCCATTAGTAAAAGTGACATGCTTGATGATGAACTCAAAGAAGCCATCAGTAAAGAGCTTCCAAAAAACATTCCACACTTATTCATTTCATCTGTAACACAAACAGGATTAACTGCTTTGAAAGATGTGTTATGGGAAACTTTAAACAAACCTGCAGCTCAAACTAACAATCGTTAA
- the typA gene encoding translational GTPase TypA yields the protein MEIRNIAIIAHVDHGKTTLVDRILHATKVFRDNQETGELIMDSNDLERERGITIFSKNAAVTYNGIKINVIDTPGHSDFGGEVERVLKMADGVILLVDAFEGPMPQTRFVLQKALQLNLHPIVVINKVDKPNCRPDEVHDAVFELFFNLDATEEQLNFPTFYGSGKNGWFNDSLTPTEDILPLMDGIIKYVPAPKVTEGTLQLQITSLDYSSFLGRIAIGKVTRGSIKENQPIALVQADGSIKKSRVKELYVFEGMGKRKVTEVLSGDLCAVVGLEDFNIGDTIADAENPEALPIISVDEPTMSMTFSINNSPFFGREGKFVTSRHLRDRLMKETEKNLALRVEDTDSADSFLVYGRGILHLGVLVETMRREGYELTVGNPQVLVKHIDGKKCEPYEVLVVDVPSEYSGKVIDLVTQRKGEMLVMESKGEMQHLEFEIPSRGLIGLRSQMLTNTAGEAVMAHRFLEYKPWKGPIPGRNNGVLIAKFQGVTTAYSIDKLQDRGSFFIDPGEEVYVGQIIAEHIKPGDLNVNAVEAKKLTNHRASGSDDSVRITPKLQFTLEECMEYIQQDECIEVTPKSIRMRKTVLNEEERKKVSKMMQSEAAG from the coding sequence ATGGAAATAAGAAACATTGCCATTATTGCACACGTTGACCATGGCAAAACAACACTGGTAGACAGGATTTTACATGCTACCAAGGTATTCAGAGACAATCAAGAAACCGGCGAACTGATCATGGATAGCAATGATCTGGAACGCGAAAGAGGGATCACCATTTTTAGTAAGAATGCTGCTGTTACTTATAACGGCATTAAGATAAATGTGATTGATACTCCTGGGCACAGTGACTTTGGTGGAGAAGTGGAGCGCGTTTTGAAAATGGCTGATGGGGTTATCTTATTAGTAGATGCTTTTGAAGGTCCAATGCCTCAAACTCGTTTTGTACTGCAAAAAGCCTTACAACTGAACTTACATCCGATCGTGGTGATCAATAAAGTAGATAAGCCGAACTGTCGTCCGGATGAAGTACATGATGCGGTATTCGAATTATTCTTTAATCTGGATGCAACAGAAGAGCAGCTGAATTTCCCTACTTTCTATGGTAGTGGTAAGAACGGCTGGTTCAATGATAGCTTAACTCCTACAGAAGATATCCTTCCATTGATGGATGGTATCATTAAATATGTACCGGCACCGAAAGTGACAGAGGGTACTTTACAATTACAGATCACTTCATTGGATTATTCTTCTTTCTTAGGTCGTATTGCCATCGGAAAAGTAACCCGTGGCTCTATCAAAGAAAATCAGCCGATTGCCCTGGTGCAAGCAGATGGTTCTATCAAGAAGAGTCGTGTGAAAGAATTGTACGTGTTTGAAGGCATGGGTAAGCGTAAAGTAACAGAGGTATTGTCTGGTGACCTTTGTGCAGTAGTAGGATTAGAAGATTTCAATATTGGAGATACCATTGCAGACGCTGAAAATCCGGAAGCTTTACCGATTATTAGTGTGGATGAGCCAACAATGAGTATGACTTTCAGCATCAACAACTCACCATTCTTTGGTCGTGAGGGTAAGTTTGTTACCTCTCGTCACCTGCGTGATCGTTTGATGAAAGAAACAGAGAAGAACTTGGCATTGCGTGTAGAAGATACGGATAGTGCAGATAGCTTCCTGGTATATGGTCGTGGTATCCTGCATTTGGGCGTATTGGTTGAAACCATGCGTCGTGAAGGATATGAACTGACAGTAGGTAATCCGCAAGTATTGGTAAAACATATTGACGGTAAGAAATGTGAGCCATATGAAGTTTTGGTAGTAGATGTTCCGAGTGAATACAGTGGTAAAGTGATCGATCTGGTTACACAACGTAAAGGTGAAATGCTGGTGATGGAAAGCAAAGGAGAGATGCAACACCTTGAATTTGAAATTCCTTCCAGAGGATTGATCGGTCTTCGTTCTCAAATGCTGACCAATACTGCTGGTGAAGCTGTAATGGCACACCGTTTCCTGGAATACAAACCTTGGAAGGGGCCAATCCCGGGAAGAAACAATGGTGTATTGATCGCCAAGTTTCAGGGAGTAACCACTGCTTATTCTATTGATAAGTTACAAGATCGTGGTAGCTTCTTTATTGATCCAGGAGAAGAGGTATATGTTGGACAGATCATTGCCGAGCATATTAAGCCGGGAGACCTGAACGTGAATGCGGTAGAAGCAAAGAAGTTAACCAACCACCGTGCAAGTGGTAGTGATGATAGTGTTCGTATCACTCCGAAATTGCAGTTTACATTGGAAGAGTGCATGGAATACATTCAACAAGATGAGTGTATTGAAGTAACTCCGAAAAGTATTCGTATGCGTAAGACAGTGTTGAATGAAGAAGAGCGTAAGAAAGTAAGTAAGATGATGCAGTCTGAAGCAGCAGGATAA
- the paaB gene encoding 1,2-phenylacetyl-CoA epoxidase subunit PaaB: MKQYIQKYYYGDYGEGKNGAADISTSGAPKQEWPLWEVFIRSKQGLDHKHVGSLHAADAQMAIENARDVYTRRNEGISIWVVESKYIHASNPDEADALYDPANDKAYRHPTFYDLPDELTHI, translated from the coding sequence ATGAAACAATACATTCAAAAATATTACTACGGAGATTACGGTGAAGGAAAGAACGGTGCTGCCGATATTTCTACTTCAGGTGCTCCAAAACAGGAATGGCCTTTATGGGAAGTATTTATCAGAAGTAAACAAGGATTGGATCACAAACATGTAGGTAGTCTTCATGCAGCTGATGCACAAATGGCCATCGAGAATGCGCGTGATGTGTATACCAGAAGAAATGAAGGGATTAGCATTTGGGTAGTGGAGAGTAAATACATCCATGCAAGTAATCCGGATGAAGCAGATGCATTGTATGATCCTGCAAATGACAAAGCGTATCGTCATCCGACATTCTATGACTTGCCTGATGAATTGACCCATATCTAA